From the genome of Geothrix sp. 21YS21S-4, one region includes:
- a CDS encoding Rrf2 family transcriptional regulator, whose translation MLPLSQTTGYALRAMRCFQEPGGQPVLVEAVADYTGIPRSYLSKLVHKLAKKGLVTARRGHHGGVVLAKPSREITLEDLSEAIDGVNWRDRCMVGLSGCTDETPCVLHEFWKETLTSILARLRAVTVADMARHQDPGVERFRADHGFR comes from the coding sequence GTGCTCCCCTTGTCCCAGACCACCGGTTACGCGCTGCGAGCGATGCGTTGCTTCCAGGAGCCGGGCGGCCAGCCCGTTTTGGTGGAGGCCGTGGCGGACTATACGGGGATTCCCCGCTCCTACCTCTCCAAGCTGGTGCACAAGCTGGCGAAGAAGGGCCTGGTGACGGCCCGCCGCGGCCACCACGGCGGGGTGGTGCTGGCCAAGCCTTCCCGGGAGATCACCCTGGAGGACCTGTCAGAGGCCATCGACGGCGTCAATTGGCGGGACCGGTGCATGGTGGGGCTGTCCGGCTGCACGGACGAGACGCCGTGCGTCCTCCACGAGTTCTGGAAGGAGACCCTCACCTCGATCCTGGCGCGCCTCCGCGCCGTGACCGTGGCGGACATGGCGCGCCATCAGGATCCCGGCGTGGAGCGCTTCCGCGCCGACCACGGCTTCCGCTGA
- the ccsA gene encoding cytochrome c biogenesis protein CcsA translates to MRKLFEFLASLKLAVILLVLLLVGLSVGTIVETRSGVEEAGRLVYYAWWFLGLQGLFAINLAMSLADLFPWNQRRIGFVVTHASLILIFVGAAVTYFFKVEGNLSLWEGQSGSVIEHHVHTAGEHRESETVTRHQLPFTVKLDDFVLDTYPGTMRPAGFSSQVQITDSETGKTFPAKIWMNHEFHYRGYALFQSSYQQEEGREATVLAVSKDPGQLIVFAGYITLILGMLIVLFTRISQSRARAALEASITAANAGRGALLALLAVAGLGLHGAAPSPDALRRLPVQHDGRVMPLDTLARDMVWTVTGSSTWKGQDPVATMMGWMFEPNTGAEAPMIQVGSKALVKALDLPAGTTHASFVQLVRNPKLGALLRAAQMAEMEQRPLQGELQDVRKLESRLRAMQSIGLNQGVRPMPVSPDPHARWAVYPGPPADGLVQLAQGPRLEGWPSAAAMDREVFYNRLNPVRLAWIVLLASLAASVVAWKRQSAALDRVALGLLAAGFAVMTWGIALRWQVGGRIPAANMYESMLFLAWGVGLFALVAYALLKNRMVVLNAAVMATLTMALTDLLPIDRLIHPIAPVLAGTPWLAIHVPIIMVGYAVLALGLVVAHMQVGATIFAPRRVELVDRMYDLLYWYMFVGSIFLIAGIITGSMWAASSWGRYWGWDPKEVWSLVAFLAYMAILHAKLDRMIGKFGVAAISILAFQTIVMTYLGVNFVLTTGMHSYGMGDSPVVKWMIIVALAEIAFLGWGLWAHRRNPAVAE, encoded by the coding sequence ATGAGAAAACTGTTCGAGTTCCTCGCATCCCTGAAACTGGCGGTCATCCTGCTCGTCCTGCTGCTGGTGGGGCTGTCGGTGGGGACCATCGTCGAGACCCGGTCGGGTGTGGAGGAGGCGGGGCGCCTCGTCTACTACGCGTGGTGGTTCCTCGGTCTCCAGGGCCTCTTCGCCATCAACCTCGCCATGTCGCTGGCCGACCTCTTCCCCTGGAACCAGCGGCGGATCGGGTTCGTGGTGACGCACGCTTCGCTGATCCTCATCTTCGTCGGGGCGGCGGTCACCTACTTCTTCAAGGTGGAGGGGAACCTCAGCCTGTGGGAGGGGCAGAGCGGATCGGTGATCGAGCACCACGTCCACACCGCCGGCGAGCACCGGGAGAGCGAGACGGTGACGCGCCACCAGCTTCCGTTTACGGTGAAGCTGGACGACTTCGTCCTGGATACCTATCCCGGCACCATGCGGCCCGCGGGCTTCTCCAGCCAGGTCCAGATCACGGATTCCGAAACGGGGAAGACCTTCCCCGCGAAGATCTGGATGAATCACGAGTTCCACTACCGCGGTTATGCGCTGTTCCAGTCCAGCTACCAGCAGGAGGAGGGCCGCGAAGCGACTGTTTTGGCCGTGTCCAAGGATCCGGGCCAGCTCATCGTGTTCGCGGGCTACATCACCCTCATCCTGGGGATGCTGATCGTCCTGTTCACCCGCATTTCCCAGAGCCGCGCGCGCGCCGCCCTGGAAGCGTCCATCACCGCCGCGAACGCGGGGCGGGGCGCGCTCCTGGCACTTCTCGCGGTCGCGGGGCTCGGGCTTCACGGAGCGGCGCCCTCGCCCGACGCCCTCCGGCGGCTCCCCGTCCAGCACGACGGTCGGGTGATGCCCCTCGACACGCTGGCCCGGGATATGGTGTGGACCGTCACCGGCTCCTCCACGTGGAAGGGGCAGGACCCCGTGGCGACCATGATGGGCTGGATGTTCGAGCCCAATACCGGCGCCGAGGCCCCGATGATCCAGGTGGGCTCCAAGGCGCTGGTGAAGGCCCTGGACCTGCCGGCCGGCACCACGCACGCCTCCTTCGTCCAGCTGGTGCGGAACCCCAAGTTGGGGGCCCTCCTCCGGGCGGCGCAGATGGCCGAGATGGAGCAGCGGCCGCTTCAGGGAGAGCTGCAGGACGTCCGCAAGCTCGAGTCGCGCCTTCGGGCCATGCAGTCCATCGGGCTCAACCAGGGCGTGCGCCCCATGCCCGTATCGCCGGATCCCCATGCCCGTTGGGCCGTCTATCCCGGCCCGCCCGCTGATGGCCTCGTCCAGCTCGCCCAGGGGCCGCGCCTCGAAGGCTGGCCCTCCGCCGCGGCGATGGACCGGGAAGTGTTCTACAACCGCCTGAACCCCGTCCGGCTGGCCTGGATCGTCCTCCTGGCCTCCCTGGCCGCCTCCGTGGTGGCCTGGAAGCGGCAGAGCGCCGCGCTCGACCGGGTGGCCCTGGGGCTCCTGGCCGCCGGGTTCGCCGTGATGACCTGGGGCATCGCCCTGCGCTGGCAGGTGGGGGGTCGCATCCCCGCAGCCAACATGTACGAGTCGATGCTGTTCCTGGCCTGGGGCGTGGGGCTCTTCGCGCTGGTGGCCTACGCGCTGCTGAAGAACCGGATGGTGGTCCTCAACGCCGCGGTGATGGCCACGCTGACCATGGCCCTCACCGACCTGCTGCCCATCGACCGCCTCATCCATCCTATCGCGCCGGTGCTGGCGGGGACGCCGTGGCTGGCCATCCACGTGCCCATCATCATGGTGGGCTACGCGGTGCTGGCCCTGGGCCTGGTGGTGGCGCACATGCAGGTGGGCGCGACCATCTTCGCCCCGCGGCGGGTGGAGCTGGTGGACCGGATGTACGACCTCCTCTACTGGTACATGTTCGTGGGCTCCATCTTCCTCATCGCCGGCATCATCACCGGCTCCATGTGGGCGGCGTCCTCGTGGGGGCGCTACTGGGGGTGGGATCCCAAGGAAGTGTGGTCCCTGGTGGCCTTCCTGGCCTACATGGCCATCCTGCACGCCAAGCTGGACCGGATGATCGGCAAGTTCGGAGTGGCGGCCATCAGCATCCTGGCCTTCCAGACCATCGTGATGACCTACCTGGGCGTGAACTTCGTCCTGACCACGGGGATGCACTCCTACGGGATGGGCGATTCCCCCGTGGTGAAGTGGATGATCATCGTGGCCCTGGCGGAAATCGCCTTCCTGGGTTGGGGCCTCTGGGCCCACCGCCGGAATCCTGCCGTAGCGGAATGA
- a CDS encoding OmcA/MtrC family decaheme c-type cytochrome, whose product MQHKPLKQLCSLLATAAIALALVGCNGKNGSSGQNGKDGINGTNGTNGTNGTNGTNVPSVVNAAQLTPDQWAELKPTVTVTGATMGTAPVVNFRITDPTTGLGVKGLGAFTAKASTATVASYPNLSFAIAKLVPEDATTKAPSKWVSYIVTTVPTTTAASAPTRPTTDNTGTLVDNGDGTYKYTFYRDITKVQAALDAMTYTGNNVKADLGDVTYAPTLVHRVTIQMSGAARGTGSNTSDAVTVATAVNMKNPVNAIYDFVPSTGAAVTATTDIRDVVAIQNCNECHDKLAFHGGGRVEVRYCAVCHTDQRKYGYAEATAGTTTTYTGSTNKLNGGAAGDLTALAHRIHMGAELTKTGYNYANVKFETLGYSILDGGQRLCAKCHDGVAQAQNWNLKPSRLACGTCHDAVNFATGANHMPGTDVPLADDKACAICHDSAAIKTYHLTQNVTTHNPTVATGLANFTYELNTATQTTSGGPVTVKFRIMKSVNGATAAPVTFLAAASGLTNPLTGFTGGPSFQLAWTMMQDNVATPADFNNLLTDNGAPSAANFQPRTVSIANLLDTTKATSVGTLSGPDASGYYTANIVGGNYLFPVGAKMRTVGLQGYFTQTTAPASTTAAIARHAISVVKTVGSDTTRRVVIDNKKCANCHEWFEGHGGNRNYDIQICVQCHVPGLTTSGKGMTDAGLEAYRTAATTFTAKDLASLSSWGITIPNPVVAGSNFALAFPQTTNNLKDMIHGIHAGKDRTTPIKIVRDRTPSAVNIINGANIGFPGILNNCQSCHTSTGYASVPTNALATREEAINTSGNTTTALAKAALGLINTTDKMITPYTAACVTCHDSSAAQAHMVTNGGQIKVNRSALNVAGEACAVCHGSGSQYDVTVVHK is encoded by the coding sequence ATGCAACACAAGCCCCTCAAACAGCTTTGCAGCCTTCTCGCCACCGCAGCCATCGCGCTGGCGCTGGTGGGCTGCAATGGCAAAAACGGAAGCAGCGGCCAGAACGGGAAGGACGGAATCAACGGCACCAACGGGACCAATGGAACCAACGGGACCAATGGAACCAACGTTCCCAGCGTCGTGAATGCGGCTCAGCTCACCCCTGACCAGTGGGCGGAACTCAAGCCCACCGTCACGGTCACGGGCGCCACCATGGGTACCGCTCCGGTGGTGAATTTCCGGATCACGGATCCCACGACGGGCCTGGGCGTCAAGGGCCTCGGCGCCTTTACGGCCAAGGCTTCCACCGCCACGGTGGCGAGCTACCCCAACCTGAGCTTCGCCATCGCCAAGCTCGTCCCGGAAGACGCCACCACGAAGGCCCCCAGCAAGTGGGTCAGCTACATCGTGACCACGGTCCCCACCACGACTGCGGCTTCGGCTCCCACCCGTCCCACCACCGACAACACCGGCACCCTGGTGGACAACGGCGACGGCACCTACAAGTACACCTTCTACCGCGACATCACCAAGGTTCAGGCCGCCCTCGACGCGATGACCTACACCGGGAACAACGTCAAGGCTGACCTGGGTGACGTTACCTACGCCCCGACCCTGGTTCACCGTGTGACGATCCAGATGTCCGGCGCCGCCCGCGGCACGGGCAGCAATACGTCGGATGCGGTCACGGTGGCCACCGCCGTCAACATGAAGAATCCCGTCAACGCCATCTACGACTTCGTGCCCTCCACGGGCGCTGCGGTGACCGCTACCACGGACATCCGCGACGTGGTCGCCATCCAGAACTGCAACGAGTGCCACGACAAGCTCGCCTTCCACGGCGGCGGTCGGGTCGAAGTTCGCTACTGCGCGGTCTGCCACACCGACCAGCGGAAGTACGGCTACGCCGAAGCGACTGCCGGCACCACCACCACCTACACCGGCAGCACCAACAAGCTCAACGGCGGCGCGGCAGGCGATCTGACCGCTCTCGCCCACCGCATCCACATGGGCGCGGAGCTGACCAAGACGGGCTACAACTACGCCAACGTCAAGTTTGAGACCCTCGGTTACTCGATCCTGGACGGCGGACAGCGCCTTTGCGCCAAGTGCCATGACGGCGTGGCTCAGGCCCAGAACTGGAACCTCAAGCCCAGCCGTCTTGCCTGCGGCACCTGCCACGACGCGGTGAACTTCGCCACCGGCGCGAACCATATGCCCGGCACCGACGTGCCCCTGGCGGACGACAAGGCCTGCGCCATCTGCCACGATTCCGCGGCGATCAAGACCTACCACCTGACCCAGAACGTGACGACCCACAATCCGACGGTCGCGACCGGCCTGGCCAATTTCACCTACGAACTCAACACCGCCACCCAGACCACCTCGGGCGGCCCTGTGACTGTGAAGTTCCGGATCATGAAGTCCGTCAACGGAGCCACCGCCGCTCCCGTGACCTTCCTGGCCGCCGCTTCCGGGCTGACCAACCCCCTGACCGGCTTCACGGGAGGCCCCAGCTTCCAGCTGGCCTGGACCATGATGCAGGACAACGTTGCCACTCCCGCAGACTTCAACAACTTGCTGACCGACAACGGCGCGCCCTCCGCTGCTAACTTCCAGCCCCGCACGGTCTCCATCGCCAACCTGCTGGACACCACGAAGGCCACCTCGGTCGGCACGCTCTCGGGCCCTGACGCCAGCGGCTACTACACCGCGAACATCGTGGGTGGCAACTATCTCTTCCCGGTGGGCGCCAAGATGCGCACCGTGGGTCTCCAGGGGTACTTCACCCAGACGACCGCCCCGGCTTCGACTACCGCCGCCATTGCTCGCCATGCCATTTCCGTGGTGAAGACGGTCGGCAGCGACACCACCCGCCGCGTCGTCATCGACAACAAGAAGTGCGCGAACTGCCATGAGTGGTTCGAAGGTCACGGCGGCAACCGGAACTATGACATCCAGATCTGCGTCCAGTGCCACGTCCCCGGTCTCACCACCAGCGGCAAGGGCATGACCGACGCCGGCCTGGAGGCCTATCGCACGGCCGCCACCACCTTCACCGCGAAGGATCTGGCGAGCCTCTCCTCCTGGGGCATCACCATCCCCAACCCCGTGGTCGCCGGTTCCAACTTCGCGCTGGCCTTCCCCCAGACCACCAACAACCTGAAGGACATGATCCACGGGATCCACGCCGGCAAGGACCGCACGACCCCCATCAAGATCGTGCGCGATCGGACGCCGAGTGCCGTCAACATCATCAACGGCGCCAACATCGGCTTCCCCGGCATCCTGAACAACTGCCAGAGCTGCCACACCAGCACCGGCTACGCCAGTGTTCCCACCAACGCCCTCGCCACCCGCGAGGAAGCGATCAACACCTCCGGCAACACCACCACCGCGCTGGCTAAGGCTGCGCTGGGCCTGATCAACACCACCGACAAGATGATCACGCCCTACACCGCCGCCTGCGTCACCTGCCACGACAGCAGCGCTGCCCAGGCTCACATGGTCACCAACGGTGGCCAGATCAAGGTGAACCGCAGTGCCCTGAACGTCGCAGGCGAAGCTTGCGCCGTCTGCCACGGCTCGGGCTCACAGTACGACGTCACGGTCGTCCACAAGTAG
- a CDS encoding helix-hairpin-helix domain-containing protein has product MKKGLVPILLVVLLGGGGGIHAQEPDPDIKPAPKVSREAQAKAKARAAKIQAKAKAKAARDAKRVDVNTATRDQLKAIPGLPEAYVDKIITGRPYLTKAHLVTNQVLPEGIYLAIKDRLVVRQAPTKP; this is encoded by the coding sequence GTGAAGAAGGGACTGGTTCCGATCCTTTTGGTGGTCCTGCTTGGCGGAGGGGGCGGAATCCACGCCCAGGAGCCGGATCCGGACATCAAGCCCGCACCCAAGGTCTCCCGGGAGGCTCAGGCCAAGGCGAAGGCCCGGGCTGCCAAGATCCAGGCCAAGGCGAAAGCCAAGGCCGCCCGCGACGCCAAGCGGGTGGACGTCAACACCGCCACGAGGGATCAGTTGAAGGCGATCCCGGGTCTTCCCGAGGCCTACGTGGACAAGATCATCACGGGCCGACCCTACCTGACCAAGGCCCACCTGGTCACGAATCAGGTTCTTCCAGAAGGAATCTATCTGGCGATCAAGGATCGCCTCGTGGTCCGCCAGGCACCCACGAAGCCCTGA
- a CDS encoding OmcA/MtrC family decaheme c-type cytochrome yields MKHPPLKQLCGLLATAAVALVLIGCNGKSGQNGLNGKDGVNGTNGTNGTNGTNAVITVNAAQMTPDQWGQTTFKSTITSAAVVTGKPVVNFTVTDGNGTPVVGLGFTSKSSTALAASYNNLAFSIAKLVPGTNGSPSKWVSYIVTTMPASASATASPTRPSTDNTGTLVDNGDGSYKYTFYRDISAVQAFLDAQTYTGTNTKADLGDVTYQAALTHRVTIQIAGNARGTSTNTADGSNSGVTAVTVKTPANAWYDFVPATGKAAVAGTDELRNVVDTAACNRCHTKFESFHGGARINAEYCVVCHTDQRKYGYAEATTTSTGYDATAGQRKIGGMAVGDFPAFIHKLHAGEELTKTGYNYANVYFNETTYPQDLRNCVMCHTATVAATPQGDNWNTKPSRMACGACHDAINWATGANHAGGAATSDVNCASCHGSAGIKLVHVPVVKPDANNSWLVNGGNANTNASYVAGYTGNLPPGAVKPTWDFKSVTLNASQQPVFVFRFLLDGTAATFNAAPAAADASVELLPNFVGGPSVYLTFAVPQDGIAKPADWNATVSGYVRNIWNKTAATGTTGGTMTGPDASGYYTLTLTGVKIPTTATMMTGGIGYTYGIGTIAAATNTQPLTQTNVAGYAYIPKTTTLGTGQGGLSVPAPNVYKLISGTLPTGFAAQATRRTIVSNDKCNDCHATLGVFTGKVYHAGQRNDAPTCSFCHNVNRVNSGWGVNIKDAVHAIHAAGKRVNKFSWEVSAGDTYWEVTYPAILNNCEACHVSGSYDFSNSTNAAALPNLLSTTVATGTTPATINYVKGDGTDVVPGTYYSPFVTANTAYGNGFATNFATASTTPYTDAVGTTLISTPITAACSSCHDSQSALAHMKGNGGAFYEARTTALAKVEQCMICHGTGKTADIKTVHMNFK; encoded by the coding sequence ATGAAGCACCCACCCCTCAAACAGCTCTGCGGGCTTCTCGCCACCGCAGCCGTCGCCCTGGTGCTGATCGGCTGTAACGGCAAGTCCGGGCAGAACGGCCTGAATGGAAAGGACGGCGTCAACGGGACCAATGGCACCAATGGGACCAATGGCACCAACGCCGTCATCACCGTCAACGCCGCTCAGATGACCCCCGACCAGTGGGGCCAGACCACCTTCAAGAGCACGATCACCAGCGCCGCCGTCGTCACCGGCAAGCCGGTCGTGAACTTCACGGTCACCGACGGCAACGGCACCCCCGTTGTCGGCCTGGGCTTTACCAGCAAGAGCAGCACCGCTTTGGCCGCCAGCTACAACAATCTGGCCTTCTCCATCGCGAAGCTGGTGCCCGGAACCAACGGCAGCCCCAGCAAGTGGGTCAGCTACATCGTGACCACGATGCCCGCGAGCGCGAGCGCCACCGCTTCGCCCACCCGTCCCTCGACGGACAACACCGGCACCCTGGTGGACAATGGCGACGGCAGCTACAAGTACACGTTCTACCGCGACATCAGCGCGGTCCAGGCGTTCCTTGACGCTCAGACCTACACCGGCACCAACACCAAGGCCGACCTGGGCGACGTCACTTACCAGGCCGCCCTCACCCACCGCGTGACCATCCAGATCGCCGGCAACGCCCGCGGCACCAGCACCAACACCGCCGACGGTTCCAACAGCGGCGTGACCGCGGTGACCGTCAAGACCCCCGCCAACGCGTGGTATGACTTCGTTCCCGCCACCGGCAAGGCCGCGGTCGCCGGCACCGACGAACTGCGCAACGTCGTCGACACCGCCGCCTGCAACCGCTGCCACACCAAGTTCGAATCCTTCCACGGCGGCGCCCGCATCAACGCCGAGTACTGCGTCGTGTGCCACACCGACCAGCGCAAGTACGGCTATGCGGAAGCCACCACCACCAGCACCGGCTACGACGCCACCGCCGGCCAGCGCAAGATCGGCGGCATGGCCGTGGGCGACTTCCCCGCGTTCATCCACAAGCTGCACGCCGGCGAAGAGCTGACCAAGACGGGCTACAACTACGCCAACGTCTACTTCAATGAGACCACCTATCCCCAGGATCTCCGCAACTGCGTGATGTGCCACACCGCCACCGTTGCGGCCACTCCCCAGGGCGACAACTGGAACACGAAGCCCAGCCGCATGGCTTGCGGCGCCTGCCATGACGCCATCAACTGGGCGACGGGTGCCAACCATGCCGGTGGTGCCGCCACCTCCGACGTCAACTGCGCTTCCTGCCACGGCTCCGCCGGCATCAAGCTGGTGCACGTCCCCGTGGTCAAGCCGGATGCGAACAATTCCTGGCTGGTGAACGGCGGCAACGCCAACACCAACGCTTCCTATGTGGCCGGCTACACCGGAAACCTGCCTCCGGGCGCCGTGAAGCCCACCTGGGACTTCAAGAGCGTGACCCTGAACGCCAGCCAGCAGCCGGTGTTCGTGTTCCGTTTCCTTCTGGATGGCACCGCTGCGACCTTCAACGCGGCTCCCGCCGCCGCTGACGCCAGCGTGGAACTGCTTCCCAATTTCGTGGGCGGCCCCAGCGTCTACCTGACCTTTGCGGTTCCTCAGGACGGCATCGCCAAGCCTGCGGATTGGAACGCCACGGTGAGCGGCTACGTCCGCAACATCTGGAACAAGACGGCTGCCACGGGCACGACCGGCGGCACCATGACTGGCCCCGATGCGAGCGGCTACTACACGCTCACCCTGACCGGCGTGAAGATTCCCACCACCGCTACGATGATGACGGGTGGCATCGGCTACACCTACGGCATCGGCACCATCGCCGCCGCCACGAACACCCAGCCCCTGACCCAGACCAATGTGGCCGGCTACGCCTACATTCCCAAGACGACCACGCTGGGAACCGGACAGGGCGGCCTGAGTGTTCCCGCGCCCAACGTTTACAAGCTCATCAGCGGAACCCTGCCCACCGGCTTCGCCGCCCAGGCGACCCGCCGCACCATCGTCAGCAATGACAAGTGCAACGACTGCCACGCCACCCTCGGCGTCTTCACCGGCAAGGTGTACCACGCTGGCCAGCGCAACGACGCGCCGACCTGTTCCTTCTGCCACAACGTCAACCGCGTCAACAGCGGTTGGGGTGTGAACATCAAGGATGCGGTCCACGCGATCCACGCCGCCGGCAAGCGGGTGAACAAGTTCTCGTGGGAAGTCTCCGCGGGCGACACCTACTGGGAAGTCACCTACCCCGCCATCCTGAACAACTGCGAAGCCTGCCACGTGTCCGGCTCGTACGACTTCAGCAACAGCACCAACGCGGCGGCTCTGCCCAACCTGCTGTCCACAACCGTGGCCACCGGCACCACCCCCGCCACGATCAACTACGTGAAGGGCGATGGCACGGATGTCGTCCCCGGCACCTACTACTCCCCCTTCGTGACCGCCAACACGGCGTACGGTAATGGCTTCGCGACCAACTTCGCCACTGCCAGCACCACGCCCTACACTGACGCGGTCGGTACGACCCTGATCAGCACCCCGATCACGGCGGCGTGCTCTTCCTGCCACGACTCGCAGTCCGCCCTCGCCCACATGAAGGGCAATGGCGGTGCCTTCTACGAGGCTCGCACCACGGCCCTGGCCAAGGTCGAGCAGTGCATGATCTGCCACGGCACCGGCAAGACCGCGGACATCAAGACCGTCCACATGAACTTCAAGTAA